In Kwoniella dejecticola CBS 10117 chromosome 4, complete sequence, one genomic interval encodes:
- a CDS encoding protein transporter SEC61 subunit alpha yields MGFRFLELVRPFVSILPEVTAPEKKVVFNHKVLWTATTLLIFLVCSQVPLYGIMSSDSSDPLYWLRAILASNRGTLMELGITPIVTSGMIMQLLAGAQLIDVDFSLKDDRALFGAAQKLFAMIIALGQATVYVLTGLYGSPSSLGPGVCLLLILQLVSASLIVILLDELLTKGYGLGSGISLFIATNICESIVWKAFSPNTVNTGRGPEFEGAIIALFHLLFTWNDKTRALKEAFYRERLPNIMNLLATVVVFALVIYLQGFRIEIPIKSSKMRGQRGSYPVKLFYTSNMPIMLESALTSNVFLISQMLSSRFPNNFLVRLLGVWEPMEEVPSQLSAVSGIAYYMSAPHSLTTAIQDPFHTVVYIAFIVTACAIFSKTWIEVSGSGPRDVAKQLKDQNMTLAGHREASIYKELKRVIPTAAAFGGATLGLLSVLADMMGALGSGTGILMATTIIYGYFELGVKENSGLDAAGLGDLRECLDASMS; encoded by the exons ATGGGTT TCCGCTTCCTCGAGCTCGTCCGACCTTTCGTGAGCATTCTCCCAGAGGTCACTGCtcccgagaagaag GTCGTATTCAACCACAAAGTCTTATGGACAGCAACCACCCTCTTAATCTTCCTAGTATGCTCCCAAGTACCCCTATACGGTATCATGTCGTCGGACAGTTCCGACCCTCTCTACTGGCTCAGAGCCATCCTCGCTTCCAACAGAGGTACATTGATGGAATTGGGTATCACACCGATCGTCACCTCTGGAATGATCATGCAACTGCTCGCCGGTGCTCAATTGATCGACGTTGACTTTAGTCTTAAGGATGATAGAGCGCTTTTCGGAGCTGCTCAGAAAT TATTCGCCATGATCATCGCCCTCGGACAAGCGACCGTCTACGTCCTCACCGGTCTCTACGGATCCCCCTCATCCCTCGGCCCCGGTGTCTGTCTCTTATTAATCCTCCAACTCGTCTCCGCCTCGTTGATTGTCATTCTGCTCGATGAGCTCCTGACCAAAGGATACGGTCTCGGATCCGGTATCTCCTTGTTCATCGCTACCAACATCTGCGAATCGATCGTCTGGAAGGCCTTCTCCCCTAACACGGTCAACACCGGTCGAGGTCCCGAGTTCGAAGGTGCCATCATCgccctcttccacttgctctTCACGTGGAACGACAAGACCCGTGCTCTTAAAGAAGCCTTCTACAGAGAGAGACTACCCAACATAATGAACCTCCTCGCTAccgtcgtcgtcttcgcttTGGTCATCTACTTGCAAGGATTCAGAATTGAGATCCCGATCAAGAGCTCCAAGATGAGAGGCCAACGAGGTTCTTACCCCGTCAAACTGTTCTACACCTCCAACATGCCTATCATGCTCGAGTCCGCCTTGACCTCCAACGTCTTCTTGATTAGTCAAATGCTCTCGTCCAGATTCCCCAACAACTTCTTGGTCAGGCTTTTGGGTGTatgggag CCAATGGAAGAAGTCCCATCTCAATTATCGGCTGTATCAGGTATCGCATACTACATGTCCGCCCCTCACTCCCTCACCACGGCCATCCAAGACCCGTTCCACACCGTCGTGTAcatcgccttcatcgtcactgCCTGTGCCATCTTCTCCAAGACATGGATCGAAGTCTCCGGATCCGGCCCAAGGGACGTCGCCAAGCAACTGAAAGACCAGAACATGACTCTGGCCGGCCACAGAGAGGCGTCGATCTACAAAGAACTCAAACGAGTCATCCCCACCGCTGCTGCCTTCGGAGGAGCCACCCTCGGTCTGCTCTCCGTCTTGGCTGATATGATGGGCGCTCTCGGCTCGGGTACCGGTATCTTGATGGCCACCACGATCATCTATGGGTACTTTGAATTGGGCGTCAAGGAGAACTCGGGTCTCGATGCTGCCGGCTTAGGAGATCTGCGTGAGTGTCTTGATGCATCTATGAGTTAA